From a single Fusobacterium ulcerans ATCC 49185 genomic region:
- a CDS encoding magnesium chelatase subunit D family protein, translating into MIFPFVAVEGQERIKKALLLNIVNKKIGGVLINGEKGTAKSTLVRGLGELFSEMKVINLPLNITEDNLVGSIDIEKTMKSGKKIFQEGLLKKCHGNILYVDEINLLGDSIVSSILEVASREMNYVERDGVSFSHECRFVLIGTMNPEEGDLRPQLLDKFGLYVNAVGTRNVLERVRIVKKRLEYENNPIEFCKKYVEEEEILKEKVNRAKERVEKIKVSEQIMNIAVKIVEEANTIGNRAEIILVETAKSLAALDGRSYLNIDDLKEAAIFVLPHRTNQKQESTPQNKGNELKDNNHEDEQEDKDSEENNLPDEKQEKETPEESGKENEEKNDSEISENSDKNEEEKKNNENTESEEEFEIGEIFKVKDILIDTVHDTKKRAGTGKRCKTKSGSLQGRYIKSTLPKGKIRDFAFDATIRAAAPYQTKNKENNLMISIKKEHIRVKIREKRTGANILFVVDSSGSMGVKKRMEAVKGAIMSLLKDAYEKRDKVGMVSFRRDRAEELLPITRSIDLAQKKLEKLTTGGKTPLAEGIAKAYTIMKNEIRKDKEIVPLIVFLTDGKGNFSVSGKDPVKESIEMAEKIKNDGIRAIVIDTEEGFIKLEMAKTLSEAMKADYYKLENLKSEDMLKLIKDNI; encoded by the coding sequence ATGATATTTCCTTTTGTAGCAGTTGAAGGACAGGAAAGAATAAAAAAAGCTCTTCTTCTAAATATAGTAAATAAAAAAATAGGAGGAGTGCTGATAAATGGAGAAAAGGGAACAGCAAAATCTACATTGGTCAGAGGATTAGGAGAATTATTTTCTGAAATGAAAGTGATAAATCTTCCTTTAAATATAACAGAAGATAATCTGGTAGGAAGTATAGATATAGAAAAAACTATGAAATCTGGAAAAAAAATATTTCAGGAAGGACTTTTAAAAAAATGTCATGGAAATATTTTATATGTAGATGAAATAAATCTATTAGGAGACAGTATAGTAAGCAGTATATTAGAAGTAGCTTCACGAGAGATGAATTATGTAGAAAGAGATGGAGTAAGTTTTTCTCATGAATGCAGATTTGTTTTAATAGGGACAATGAATCCAGAAGAGGGAGATTTAAGACCTCAATTATTAGATAAATTTGGACTTTATGTAAATGCTGTTGGAACTCGCAATGTTTTGGAAAGAGTAAGAATAGTAAAGAAAAGGTTGGAATATGAAAATAACCCCATAGAATTTTGTAAAAAATATGTTGAAGAGGAAGAAATATTAAAAGAAAAAGTAAATCGTGCCAAAGAAAGAGTAGAAAAGATAAAAGTTAGTGAACAGATAATGAATATAGCTGTAAAGATTGTAGAAGAAGCTAATACAATAGGTAATAGAGCTGAAATAATTCTTGTAGAAACAGCTAAATCCTTGGCAGCATTAGATGGAAGAAGTTATTTAAATATAGATGATTTAAAGGAAGCAGCTATATTTGTTCTTCCTCACAGAACAAATCAAAAACAGGAAAGTACACCTCAAAATAAGGGAAATGAACTGAAAGATAATAATCATGAAGATGAACAAGAAGATAAGGACTCAGAAGAAAATAATCTTCCAGATGAAAAACAGGAAAAAGAAACCCCAGAAGAGAGTGGAAAAGAAAATGAAGAGAAAAATGATTCTGAAATCTCTGAAAATTCAGATAAGAATGAAGAGGAAAAGAAAAATAATGAAAACACAGAATCTGAAGAAGAGTTTGAAATAGGAGAAATCTTTAAAGTAAAGGATATACTCATAGATACTGTACATGATACTAAAAAAAGAGCTGGAACAGGAAAGAGATGTAAAACTAAAAGTGGTTCTTTACAAGGAAGATATATAAAGAGTACTTTGCCAAAGGGAAAAATTAGAGATTTTGCTTTTGATGCAACAATAAGAGCAGCAGCTCCATATCAGACAAAGAATAAAGAAAATAATCTGATGATAAGTATAAAAAAAGAGCATATAAGAGTCAAGATAAGAGAAAAAAGAACAGGGGCAAATATTCTTTTTGTGGTAGATTCAAGTGGTTCTATGGGAGTTAAAAAAAGAATGGAAGCAGTAAAGGGAGCAATTATGTCTTTGTTAAAAGATGCCTATGAAAAAAGAGATAAAGTAGGAATGGTATCTTTCAGAAGAGATAGAGCAGAGGAATTGTTGCCTATTACCAGAAGTATAGATCTAGCACAGAAAAAGCTGGAAAAGTTAACAACAGGAGGAAAAACTCCATTAGCAGAAGGTATTGCAAAAGCATATACAATAATGAAAAACGAAATAAGAAAAGATAAAGAAATTGTTCCTTTAATAGTATTCTTAACTGATGGAAAAGGAAATTTTTCTGTTTCAGGAAAAGATCCAGTGAAAGAGAGTATTGAAATGGCTGAAAAAATAAAAAATGATGGAATAAGAGCCATAGTAATAGATACAGAAGAAGGGTTTATAAAACTTGAAATGGCAAAGACATTGAGTGAAGCCATGAAAGCAGATTATTATAAACTTGAAAATCTGAAAAGTGAAGATATGCTAAAGCTTATAAAAGATAATATATGA
- the cobN gene encoding cobaltochelatase subunit CobN — protein sequence MFKIIFITSMFDNMYSLNKVCSSITKEYQGKFEFKFFTAFEIDSSDAVYNQLETHTKKSDLICMMIHGGISTFKKFLMFKKKFQGKKPFFIHSTIEDETREFTANSGLSSLVQDKLTKYYLLGGEKNYRNMILYAANTLGKDKYEIEECQYPQWEGIYANGEIVKDTDKFIESIAKEKNIVGILFHGREWQSRRMEVIDKFIEEIKREGGIPLVVFTNSIPDQSIKSRGTKWVIENYFKKNEKVIPSVIINLIGYSQSIFNEPGDGTSVVEKSIFEDMGVPVIQAMTTYQNRETWEEDVRGLDTMSLTTGVYYPEFDGQIISVTCCTHEIIKDEFGEKSVFIPINERVNKIARMAMGWARLSQKKNEDKKIAVIFHNMPPRNDMIGCAFGLDTPNSVYNMVEAFDEMGIKTEYKFKDGNEIIQKIIKGVSNDQKWLTSEKVLKKSIDIIDKKKYLKWFDQLDEKVQKKMEEQWGKGPGEFMVYEDVLPVPGILNGNIFIGLQPARGMICRAEEMYHNTNFMIPHQYYSFYKWIKEVFKADVIYHVGTHGTLEWLPGKEIGLSSSCCPDFNIDDIPHLYDYSINVTGEGLQAKRRSYAALISYMIPALTLAGEYEDIEEIDELIKQYYQAENAKDSKVEGIKKDILDRVFKYNYNLDMNLDKEKVLEDYKIFINKLHSYIEELKSSTIKDGLHILGEPAEGDRCATLIQALMRIDNCGMLAADKSVGKALGYDLEQLKNEPYDFSENGKSNLMILDDIRNITLDIIKEILSDNKTELKGEYSGYEVKNRKYILTLRNNILGTVLPKIRGVVREKESTIKGAEGKFIIPGQSGCPTRGNINILPTGTNFYAIDPNKIPSRASWKVGMQLGDKLIERYIEDEGKIPQNIAMLIYGGETMKTNGDDIAEALYLMGVRPIWLNNGDRVIGLEVIPYEELKRPRIDVTLRITGLFRDTFPILIRLLEEAVNLVSQLDEPEEINYIRKNMNEEIEELLKEGYQLSEAEHISKMRVFGCPPGTYGAGVGVLINSKEWETREDLGKAYINWSSHAYGSSYHGTKVEKIFTKRMAKSEITVKNESSVEIDMLESDDYYTYHGGLVAAVKCASGKDPRSYSANASDPESTKIKSLKEETAKIMRSRILNPKWFEGLKRHGYKGAQEVSFMVDIFFGWDATSEIAEDWMYDKITEKYIENEENREWIKENNPHAVMNIAEKLLEANQRNMWSASPEKLESLRKIYLSIEGDVEAYEE from the coding sequence ATGTTTAAAATAATATTTATAACTTCAATGTTTGATAATATGTATAGTTTAAATAAAGTATGCAGCTCTATAACTAAAGAATATCAAGGAAAGTTTGAGTTTAAATTTTTTACAGCTTTTGAAATAGATTCTTCTGATGCAGTATACAATCAATTAGAAACTCATACTAAAAAAAGTGATTTAATATGTATGATGATACATGGAGGAATATCAACATTTAAAAAGTTTTTAATGTTTAAAAAGAAATTTCAGGGGAAAAAACCATTTTTTATACATTCTACAATAGAAGATGAAACAAGAGAATTTACTGCAAATTCAGGACTTTCATCTTTAGTACAGGACAAATTAACCAAATACTATCTTTTAGGTGGAGAAAAGAATTATAGAAATATGATTCTATATGCAGCCAATACTCTAGGAAAAGATAAATATGAAATAGAAGAGTGTCAATATCCACAATGGGAAGGAATTTATGCCAATGGAGAAATAGTAAAAGATACAGATAAATTTATTGAAAGTATAGCAAAAGAAAAAAATATAGTGGGAATACTTTTTCATGGACGAGAATGGCAGAGTAGAAGAATGGAAGTTATAGATAAATTCATAGAAGAAATAAAAAGAGAAGGTGGAATTCCTTTAGTTGTCTTTACTAATTCTATTCCAGATCAATCTATAAAATCAAGGGGAACAAAATGGGTAATAGAAAATTATTTCAAAAAAAATGAAAAAGTTATACCTAGTGTCATAATAAATCTTATTGGGTATTCTCAAAGTATATTTAATGAACCTGGAGATGGAACATCTGTAGTAGAAAAAAGTATATTTGAAGATATGGGAGTTCCTGTCATCCAAGCTATGACTACATATCAAAATAGAGAAACATGGGAAGAAGATGTTCGTGGATTGGATACTATGTCTCTTACAACAGGGGTTTATTATCCAGAGTTTGATGGACAGATTATTTCAGTTACTTGTTGTACTCATGAAATTATTAAAGATGAATTTGGAGAAAAGTCTGTTTTTATTCCAATTAATGAAAGAGTAAATAAAATAGCAAGAATGGCTATGGGATGGGCGAGGTTATCTCAAAAAAAGAATGAAGATAAAAAAATAGCAGTAATATTTCACAATATGCCTCCAAGAAATGACATGATAGGGTGTGCCTTTGGATTGGATACACCTAATTCTGTATATAATATGGTAGAAGCTTTTGATGAAATGGGTATTAAAACTGAATATAAATTTAAAGATGGAAATGAGATAATTCAGAAGATTATAAAAGGAGTATCAAATGATCAGAAATGGTTAACTTCTGAAAAGGTATTAAAAAAAAGTATAGATATAATAGACAAGAAAAAATATTTGAAGTGGTTTGATCAGCTTGATGAAAAAGTTCAAAAGAAAATGGAGGAGCAATGGGGAAAAGGTCCAGGAGAATTTATGGTGTATGAAGATGTATTGCCAGTTCCTGGGATACTCAATGGAAATATTTTTATAGGACTACAGCCTGCAAGAGGGATGATATGCAGAGCAGAAGAAATGTATCATAATACAAATTTTATGATTCCCCATCAATATTATTCTTTTTATAAGTGGATAAAGGAAGTATTTAAAGCAGATGTGATTTATCATGTGGGAACTCATGGAACTTTAGAATGGCTGCCAGGAAAAGAGATAGGATTAAGCAGCAGTTGTTGTCCAGATTTTAATATAGATGATATTCCACATTTGTATGATTATTCTATTAATGTAACAGGTGAGGGATTACAGGCTAAAAGAAGAAGTTATGCAGCTCTCATATCATATATGATTCCAGCTCTTACTTTAGCAGGAGAGTATGAGGACATAGAAGAAATAGATGAATTGATAAAGCAGTATTATCAAGCTGAAAATGCAAAAGATTCAAAAGTGGAAGGAATTAAAAAGGATATATTAGACAGAGTGTTTAAGTATAACTATAATTTGGATATGAATTTAGACAAAGAAAAAGTTTTAGAAGATTATAAGATCTTTATAAATAAGCTTCATTCATATATAGAGGAATTAAAAAGTTCAACAATCAAAGATGGTCTTCATATATTAGGAGAACCAGCAGAAGGAGATAGATGTGCTACTTTAATTCAAGCTCTTATGAGAATAGATAACTGTGGAATGTTGGCAGCAGATAAATCTGTTGGAAAAGCTTTGGGATATGATTTGGAACAATTGAAGAATGAGCCATATGATTTTTCTGAAAATGGAAAAAGTAATCTTATGATTTTAGATGATATAAGAAATATAACTTTAGATATCATAAAAGAAATATTATCAGATAATAAAACAGAATTAAAAGGTGAATATTCAGGATATGAAGTAAAAAATAGAAAATATATTTTAACTCTTAGAAATAATATATTAGGAACTGTTTTACCTAAAATAAGAGGAGTAGTAAGAGAAAAAGAAAGTACAATAAAAGGTGCTGAGGGAAAATTTATTATTCCAGGACAATCAGGATGTCCCACAAGAGGAAATATAAATATTTTACCTACAGGAACTAATTTTTATGCAATAGATCCTAACAAAATTCCATCAAGAGCATCATGGAAAGTAGGAATGCAGTTAGGAGATAAACTTATAGAAAGATATATTGAGGATGAGGGGAAAATACCTCAAAATATAGCTATGTTGATCTATGGTGGAGAAACAATGAAAACCAATGGAGATGATATTGCAGAAGCATTATACCTTATGGGAGTAAGACCAATATGGCTGAATAATGGAGATAGAGTAATAGGATTAGAAGTTATTCCCTATGAAGAATTGAAAAGACCTAGAATAGATGTAACATTAAGGATAACAGGATTATTCAGAGATACTTTTCCAATTCTTATAAGATTATTAGAAGAAGCAGTAAATCTGGTATCACAATTAGATGAACCTGAGGAAATAAACTACATTAGAAAAAATATGAATGAAGAGATAGAAGAGCTTTTAAAAGAGGGATACCAATTGAGTGAAGCTGAACATATTTCAAAAATGAGAGTCTTTGGATGTCCGCCAGGTACCTATGGCGCTGGGGTGGGAGTGCTTATCAATTCAAAGGAATGGGAAACAAGAGAAGATTTAGGAAAAGCATATATAAATTGGAGCAGTCATGCTTATGGAAGCAGCTATCATGGAACCAAAGTAGAAAAGATATTCACTAAGAGAATGGCTAAGTCAGAAATAACAGTAAAAAATGAAAGTTCAGTTGAAATAGATATGCTGGAAAGTGATGATTACTATACATATCATGGTGGATTGGTAGCAGCAGTAAAATGTGCCAGTGGAAAAGATCCTCGTTCATATAGTGCAAATGCAAGTGATCCAGAGTCAACAAAAATAAAAAGTTTAAAAGAAGAAACTGCCAAAATAATGAGGTCAAGAATACTGAATCCAAAGTGGTTTGAGGGGTTAAAGAGACATGGATATAAAGGAGCTCAGGAAGTAAGTTTTATGGTAGATATATTCTTTGGGTGGGATGCAACATCTGAGATAGCTGAAGACTGGATGTATGATAAAATAACTGAAAAATATATTGAAAATGAAGAAAACAGAGAGTGGATAAAAGAAAATAATCCACATGCAGTGATGAATATAGCTGAAAAGCTTTTAGAAGCTAATCAAAGAAATATGTGGAGTGCATCTCCAGAAAAACTAGAAAGTTTAAGAAAAATATATTTAAGCATTGAAGGTGATGTAGAGGCATATGAAGAGTAA
- a CDS encoding radical SAM/SPASM domain-containing protein has product MKSKKNIKYLVLWLADDCNLNCKYCYAHPAFTHKLMSFETAKKAINLCENKNFILILAGGEPLLNFKVIEKLYQYLKENGYKCKIGLQSNGTLITEEIAKKLAKMDINIGISFDGTVAVNEELRGGTKKVLQGINFLREYKKDININCVVTNKNIEKLEKLIEMAYYLGNVRGIGLDLLRTAGNCNSNKEIKPPNDGDIYINIKKAYEKIQLLIELTGKKVGIREIEETKMRECMECSSDNYCYSSLGQAIVVTPAGDTYPCSSLVGNIEYYMGNIDEEIEMKKLSSGKYERCNICEYRKICKGCCPSRMLYNQKYETEDKDCILRKAVFKILDEERKINE; this is encoded by the coding sequence ATGAAGAGTAAAAAAAATATTAAATATCTTGTGTTGTGGCTGGCTGATGATTGTAATTTAAATTGCAAATATTGCTATGCCCACCCTGCATTTACTCATAAATTAATGTCTTTTGAAACTGCTAAAAAAGCAATAAATCTTTGTGAAAATAAAAACTTTATTCTGATATTGGCAGGGGGAGAACCACTGCTTAATTTCAAGGTAATAGAAAAGCTTTATCAATACTTGAAAGAAAATGGATATAAATGCAAGATAGGACTCCAAAGCAATGGGACATTGATAACAGAAGAAATAGCCAAAAAACTTGCAAAAATGGATATAAATATAGGAATTAGTTTTGATGGAACTGTAGCTGTTAATGAGGAGTTGAGGGGAGGAACTAAAAAAGTTCTTCAAGGGATAAATTTTCTTAGAGAGTATAAAAAAGATATAAATATAAATTGTGTGGTAACTAATAAAAATATTGAAAAACTTGAAAAATTAATAGAAATGGCATATTACTTAGGAAATGTAAGAGGAATAGGGCTTGATCTTTTACGAACTGCTGGAAACTGTAATAGTAATAAAGAGATAAAACCTCCAAATGATGGAGATATTTATATTAATATAAAAAAGGCATATGAAAAGATTCAGCTTCTTATAGAACTCACAGGAAAAAAAGTAGGAATAAGAGAAATAGAAGAAACGAAAATGAGAGAATGTATGGAGTGCAGCAGTGATAATTATTGTTATTCGTCATTGGGGCAGGCCATAGTAGTAACTCCAGCTGGAGATACTTATCCATGCAGTTCTCTTGTAGGAAATATAGAATATTATATGGGAAATATAGATGAAGAAATTGAGATGAAAAAATTATCTTCAGGGAAATATGAAAGATGTAATATATGTGAATATAGGAAAATTTGTAAAGGGTGCTGTCCTTCGAGAATGCTGTATAATCAAAAATATGAAACAGAAGATAAAGATTGTATTCTGCGAAAGGCAGTGTTTAAAATACTGGATGAAGAAAGGAAAATAAATGAGTAA
- a CDS encoding ATP-binding protein, producing MSNRNFLYPFTGIVGQEKMKEALILNIINPALGGVLIRGEKGTAKSTLVRGLASLLAERDENHCEFHCDPEKPDEFCDECLKKYKAGEEIQIIQGKMKVINLPISATEDRVVGTLDIEHAIKNGEKKFEKGILAQSNRNILYVDEINLLDDHIVDVLLDSAAMGVNSIEREGISFSHPAKFILVGTMNPEEGDLRPQLLDRFGLVVDVAGEKETSKRVEVVKRRLEFEADSEKFIKKYEKDENELKEKIEKSKKILKNIKCSDEMYEIAAKISIALNVDGHRADISVIKTAITIAAYEGREDVAKEDMLRAAVLTLPHRMRKTPFEDGVLEESKLEKLIENL from the coding sequence ATGAGTAATAGAAATTTTCTCTATCCTTTTACAGGGATAGTAGGGCAAGAAAAAATGAAAGAAGCATTAATATTGAATATAATAAACCCAGCTTTAGGAGGGGTACTTATAAGAGGAGAGAAGGGAACGGCAAAATCTACATTAGTTAGGGGTCTTGCCAGTCTTCTTGCAGAGAGGGATGAAAATCATTGTGAATTTCATTGCGACCCTGAGAAACCTGATGAGTTTTGTGATGAGTGCCTAAAAAAATATAAAGCAGGAGAAGAGATTCAGATAATTCAAGGTAAAATGAAAGTAATAAATCTTCCAATAAGTGCTACAGAAGACAGAGTGGTAGGAACATTGGATATTGAACATGCAATAAAAAATGGAGAAAAGAAATTTGAAAAGGGAATACTTGCTCAAAGTAATAGAAATATTCTCTATGTAGATGAAATAAATTTATTGGATGATCATATAGTTGATGTTTTATTGGATTCAGCAGCTATGGGAGTAAACAGTATAGAAAGAGAAGGGATATCATTCAGCCACCCAGCTAAATTTATATTGGTAGGGACAATGAATCCAGAAGAAGGAGATTTGAGGCCTCAATTATTAGACAGGTTTGGACTGGTGGTAGATGTAGCTGGAGAAAAAGAAACAAGTAAAAGAGTAGAAGTAGTTAAAAGAAGGCTTGAATTTGAAGCAGACTCCGAAAAATTTATAAAAAAATATGAAAAAGACGAAAATGAATTAAAAGAAAAAATAGAAAAAAGTAAAAAAATATTAAAAAATATTAAATGCAGTGATGAAATGTATGAAATTGCAGCTAAAATATCAATAGCTTTGAATGTTGATGGGCACAGAGCAGATATAAGTGTTATAAAAACAGCTATAACAATAGCTGCATATGAAGGAAGAGAAGATGTAGCTAAGGAGGATATGTTGAGAGCAGCAGTATTGACATTACCTCATAGAATGAGAAAAACTCCTTTTGAAGATGGTGTGTTGGAAGAAAGCAAATTAGAAAAGCTCATAGAAAACTTATAA
- a CDS encoding FecCD family ABC transporter permease: MGKTKLNFNVMITFFLIIVIIFSLFYGAVKVPISEVIKILLNKTGITNFDIMKKSFIPIVYYVRFPRIMTAAIVGGALAVCGCTMQSLLKNPIADSGIIGISSGASLGAVISIALGLSSKYIFAMPLFSIFFSLVVSAIVYRLSTLRGKSDNLLLILSGIAISSFVGAISSIILTNLMESQIKEYIFWSIGSLSGRRWEHFLFGVGPVIVLAFILFCYGKELNILLLGDEEAKSLGINIRKMRKKILVIVAVLTAVSVCISGNIGFVGLVVPHMLRKIIGADNRKLLKGSFLAGAFFLTLSDLISRVILAPSEISVGIITSLIGAPYFIYLIIKIRKEGKGL, from the coding sequence ATGGGAAAGACTAAATTAAATTTTAATGTTATGATAACTTTCTTTTTGATTATAGTAATTATTTTTTCTCTTTTCTATGGAGCAGTAAAAGTACCAATATCAGAAGTTATAAAAATATTGTTAAATAAAACTGGAATAACTAATTTTGACATAATGAAAAAAAGTTTTATTCCAATTGTATATTATGTAAGATTTCCTAGGATAATGACAGCAGCAATTGTGGGAGGAGCTTTAGCTGTATGTGGGTGTACAATGCAGAGTCTTTTAAAAAATCCCATAGCTGATTCAGGAATAATTGGTATTTCTAGTGGAGCAAGTCTTGGAGCAGTTATATCCATAGCCTTAGGATTAAGTTCAAAATATATTTTTGCAATGCCATTATTTTCTATATTCTTTTCTTTGGTGGTGTCAGCTATTGTGTATAGACTTTCAACTTTAAGAGGTAAAAGTGATAACTTACTATTGATACTTTCTGGAATTGCCATAAGCAGTTTTGTAGGGGCTATATCATCTATAATACTTACAAATCTTATGGAATCTCAAATAAAGGAATATATTTTCTGGTCTATAGGAAGCCTCAGTGGGAGAAGATGGGAGCATTTTCTATTTGGGGTAGGTCCTGTTATAGTTTTAGCTTTTATTTTGTTTTGTTATGGAAAAGAGCTGAATATACTTTTGTTGGGAGATGAGGAAGCAAAGTCTTTGGGAATAAATATAAGAAAAATGAGAAAGAAAATACTTGTGATAGTTGCTGTATTAACAGCTGTTTCTGTATGTATAAGTGGAAATATAGGATTTGTTGGACTTGTTGTCCCACATATGCTGAGAAAAATAATTGGAGCAGACAATAGAAAACTATTAAAGGGATCATTTTTGGCAGGAGCTTTTTTTCTTACTTTAAGCGATTTAATATCGAGAGTAATTTTAGCTCCAAGTGAAATAAGTGTAGGAATAATTACTTCATTAATAGGAGCACCATATTTTATTTATCTAATAATTAAAATTAGAAAAGAGGGAAAAGGGCTATGA
- a CDS encoding adenosylcobinamide amidohydrolase, translating to MLKVLETGDKIYKYNKSVIVKFSGKRAVLSTGVINGGYSEHLTSVFNNDAKTAPGMGCQLKAPTYKEHMEIIAEELGLDPQYTTGMGTAADMKNMSIIVEKYGDLSVTALITGGIETNGGRVGDPASYVENNGKTEKIKHGTINIIVAINGNLPPRTLTRAMITITEAKTAAIQELLEGSKYSNGIATGSGTDGVIVYSNLESEAIYNDSGKHSKLGELIGKAVKKGVKEALARQSGLTPEKQKSIFRRGRRYGITAEEIWNRYIEKYPKKTEEKLEYIEFIEKIEKNEETVALTSLYIHLLDQLEWNLLSEETVKEQCEQIRKLICDKLQINYELEEKEEKTLNYLLGKYIMTFVKYITEKWGNDV from the coding sequence ATGCTAAAAGTATTAGAAACAGGAGATAAAATATATAAATATAATAAAAGTGTTATAGTAAAATTTTCTGGAAAGAGAGCTGTACTAAGCACAGGAGTTATAAATGGAGGATATAGTGAACACCTGACTTCTGTTTTTAATAATGATGCAAAAACTGCACCAGGAATGGGATGTCAGTTAAAAGCTCCAACATATAAGGAGCATATGGAAATCATAGCAGAAGAATTAGGACTTGACCCTCAATATACAACTGGAATGGGAACAGCAGCAGACATGAAAAATATGAGTATAATTGTAGAAAAATATGGAGATTTAAGTGTTACTGCCTTGATAACAGGAGGAATAGAAACAAATGGAGGACGTGTTGGGGATCCAGCTTCTTATGTTGAAAATAATGGAAAAACAGAGAAAATAAAGCATGGAACTATAAATATAATTGTAGCTATCAATGGAAATTTGCCTCCAAGAACTTTGACTAGGGCAATGATTACTATAACTGAAGCGAAAACAGCAGCAATACAGGAATTGTTGGAAGGAAGTAAATATTCAAATGGAATAGCAACTGGATCTGGAACAGATGGAGTTATAGTTTACAGTAATCTTGAAAGTGAAGCTATATATAATGATTCTGGAAAACATTCGAAATTAGGAGAATTAATAGGAAAAGCTGTAAAAAAAGGAGTAAAAGAAGCTTTAGCAAGACAATCAGGCTTAACTCCTGAAAAACAAAAGTCTATATTTAGAAGAGGAAGAAGATATGGCATAACAGCTGAAGAAATATGGAATAGATATATTGAAAAATATCCAAAAAAAACTGAGGAAAAATTAGAATACATAGAGTTTATTGAGAAGATAGAAAAGAATGAGGAGACAGTTGCTCTTACTTCATTGTATATTCATTTACTGGATCAGCTAGAGTGGAATCTGCTTTCAGAAGAAACAGTGAAAGAGCAGTGTGAGCAAATAAGGAAACTTATTTGTGATAAATTACAAATTAACTATGAATTAGAAGAAAAGGAAGAAAAGACATTAAACTATTTGCTAGGAAAATATATCATGACCTTTGTAAAATATATTACAGAAAAATGGGGGAACGATGTTTAA
- a CDS encoding ABC transporter ATP-binding protein, with the protein MNNFTLKLKNVCYKIGEREILKNICFKCSQGEIIGIIGPNGSGKTTLLKTINGINKIDRGVILLNDKSIDEYKEKELARKISFMNQNTNLGFDFSCIDVVVLGRYPYLESFQEYTKKDIEIAEKYMKMTNTLGFKDKSILELSGGERQRVLFAKVLTQESDIMLLDEPSASLDMMYEDELFKHLESIKEESKTVISVIHNLRIAVKYCTRLILLSNGEIVKDGKPEEVMTEENLNKVYGINARVYHNSISGLLDFCIL; encoded by the coding sequence ATGAATAACTTTACTTTGAAGCTTAAAAATGTGTGTTACAAAATAGGTGAAAGAGAAATACTAAAAAATATATGTTTTAAATGCAGTCAAGGAGAAATTATAGGGATAATAGGTCCTAATGGTTCTGGAAAAACTACTCTTTTGAAAACAATAAATGGAATAAATAAAATAGATAGAGGGGTAATACTTCTTAATGATAAAAGTATAGATGAATATAAGGAAAAAGAATTAGCAAGGAAAATTTCATTTATGAATCAAAATACAAATCTTGGTTTTGATTTTTCATGTATAGATGTAGTAGTTTTAGGAAGATATCCCTATCTAGAAAGCTTTCAGGAATATACTAAAAAAGATATAGAAATAGCAGAAAAATATATGAAAATGACAAATACTTTAGGCTTTAAGGATAAATCTATATTAGAACTTTCTGGAGGAGAAAGACAGAGAGTGCTTTTTGCCAAAGTACTTACACAGGAAAGTGACATAATGCTTTTAGATGAACCATCAGCCAGTTTAGATATGATGTATGAAGATGAGCTATTTAAGCATCTAGAAAGTATAAAAGAGGAATCTAAAACAGTGATATCAGTAATTCATAATTTGAGAATAGCAGTAAAATATTGTACAAGACTTATACTGCTTTCCAATGGAGAAATAGTTAAAGATGGAAAGCCAGAAGAAGTTATGACAGAAGAAAATTTAAATAAGGTATATGGAATAAATGCGAGAGTTTACCATAATTCTATATCTGGGTTATTAGATTTTTGTATATTATAG